A single region of the Carassius gibelio isolate Cgi1373 ecotype wild population from Czech Republic chromosome A14, carGib1.2-hapl.c, whole genome shotgun sequence genome encodes:
- the LOC128027311 gene encoding neuroblast differentiation-associated protein AHNAK-like isoform X31 → MADEQDTREVLFPQWMGADKHGLTIEQKGQGEIFVKEVKDESPAAHTGNVHEGDQIVGATIYFDNMSSEETAELLKTLNQHKVGLKLQNKTGDKSPCRSPMGTLSWEGRGGLGGSSSDIFLSGDDEDYKRIYTKKIKPRLKSEDLAEGVDVRTERHSSTSSDGCTITTITRRITTYTVDVPGGTSQQIDHSSPEFKIQVLQHEQLEGDTTPIRLPHSSLVSGVHRGIKMGDISLSGPHMTGSCVKHCSTESSKTTSELDGSGKEITFNVSDTGLSGGKGQRVIEHIRRTEVTAGSSEHSGNVTMGLGKDVKNIYSPSMMGGTELSTVKDSHVSGFSISGDTGDSIGRESLSKFHKDGSDDKTKLSKVTIDVQRPKESPNVEVNFNNQNLKDFSQRGFSITGNQEISAQEPDTVVSLSKADVKITSTDMDIRGLELKIDGHKGIVKDVTFDVPSNTAQRISMPDVDLNLKGQKAKRNLSAPNVEGVKGDFTVPKVKIPSFGFKTSEVKGPDVDANLVKAKMEIRTQDVDMNTPELNILRSEGKVKDPQIKMPSISGPKISVSEMNLNVKGSTLKEDINVSTQKVEGDVKAPKIEGPELQGTDGHFKIPKMKMPSFGIHASKVEGPDVDVNLPYADMKIKSPELDINGCEGKINGSKFKMSMPDVDLNLKGPKLKGDVDVSIPKVEGDIKAPKAEIECPDIEGPESGFKMPKIKMPSFGMKGPKVEGPDVNVKIPKVNTEVKAPEVDIKAPELDIAGTEGKIKGPKFKMSTVSGPKMSMSDVDFNLKGPKLKGDVDVSIPKVEGDLKAPKVEIEGPDIEGPEGHFKMPKFHMPSFGMKGPKVEGPDVDVKIPKADIGVKAPDIDINAPELDIEGPEGKIKGPKLKIPSISGPNISMPDVDFNLKGPKLKGDVDVSIPKVEGDLKAPKVEIEGPDIEGPEGHFKMPKFHMPSFGMKGPKVEGPDVDVKIPKADIGIKAPDININAPELDVEGPEGKIKGPKFKIPSISGPNISMPNVDFNLKGPKLKGDVDMSIPKVEGDLKAPKVEIEGPAIEGPEGHFKMPKFHMPSFGMKGPKVEGPDVDVKIPKADIGIKAPDIDINAPELDVEGPEGKIKGPKFKIPSISGPNISMPNVDFNLKGPKLKGDVDVSIPKVEGDLKGPKVEVEGPDIEGPDGRFKMAKFRMPSFGMKGPKVEGPDVDVKIPKADIEVNAPDIDINAPELDIEGPEGKIKGPKFKIPSISGPNISMPDVDFNLKGPKLKGDVDMSIPKVEGDLKAPKVEIEGKDTEGPEGRFKMPKFRMPSFGMKGPKVEGPDVDVKIPKADIGIKAPDININAPELDVEGPEGKIKGPKFKIPSISGPNISMPNVDFNLKGPKLKGDVDMSIPKVEGDLKAPKVEIEGPDIEGPEGRFKMPKFHMPSFGMKGPKVDGPDVDVKIPEADIEVNAPDIDINAPELDIEGPEGKIKGPKFKIPSISGPKISMPNVDFNLKGPKLKGDVDMSIPKVEGDLKAPKVEIEGPDIEGPEGRFKMPKFHMPSFGMKGPKVDGPDVDVKIPKADIEVNAPDIDINAPELDIEGPEGKIKGPKFKIPSISGPNISMPDVDFNLKGPKLKGDVDMSIPKVEGDLKAPKVEIEGPDIEGPEGRFKMPKFHMPSFGMKGPKVDGPDVNVKIPKADIEVHAPDVDIKAPELDTEGPEGKIKGPKFKIPSISGPKISMPDVDFNLKGPKLKGDVDMSIPKVEGDLKAPKVEIEGPDIEGPEGRFKMPKFRMPSFGMKGPKVDGPDLDMKIPKASIDVHAPDMDINAPELDIEGPEGKIKGPKFNMPSISGPKLSMPDFDFNLKGPKLKGDIDVSIPKVEGDLKAPKVEIEGPAIEGPEGHFKMPKFHMPSFGMKGPKVEGPDVDVKIPKADIGIKAPDIDINAPELDVEGPEGKIKGPKFKIPSISGPNISMPNVDFNLKGPKLKGDVDVSIPKVEGDLKAPKVEIEGPDIEGPDGRFRMPKFHMPSFGMKGPKVEGPDVDVKIPKADIEVNAPDVDIKAPELDIEGPEGKIKGPKFNMPSISGPKLSMPDFDFNLKGPKLKGDIDVSIPKVEGDLKAPKVEIEGPDIEGPDGRVKMPKFHMPSFGMKGPKVEGPDVNVKIPKEDIEVKAPDIDINAPELDIEGPEGKIKGPKYNMPSFSGPKLSMPDFDFNLKGPKLKGDVDVSIPKLEGDIDVPKVEIEGPEGGFKMPKMKMPSFKMKGPQVEGPDVDVKIPKADIEVKAPDMDINAPELDIDLPEGKIKGPKVKMPSVSGPEGPNVEINFPETNVKKPKFKMPKFGFKGSKIEAPDVDFKHPKGSKVKGQAGVSLEGDVFMPKLEVDSSSVEIKSPEGGFKMPKFKMPKFGFKSPQEDIDVSVPCGDVDLNSPDIDIKTCDLKVEGPEGRIKGTKFKMPSISGTNISLPDVDLNFKSPKVKSDIDVSGPRISGDIKAPKMDIECPDVDLEGPEGGFKMPKMKMPLFGFKGPKLEGSDIDINLSKADVDIKGPEIDIKTPDLDIEGPEGKIKGPKFNMPSISGPKISMQDVNLNLKSPKVKGDLDFSVPKISGDIKAPKVDIEGPDINLEGPEGDFKMPSFGLKGPKVEGPDVDISLPKADVDIKGPEIDVKVPDLDIEAPDGGLKHVRPLKFTGPNLGIKSSGGNLSMPEKDLGARIDVKSPDINISGTDANIKVPKMNKSKFSIRVKSPKLDADIPDSGGSAEGPDIDVKENKGKFKLSKVKGKSKTFDGDLKLETNEPDLQMKSIKVKKPLFGKLHFPNVEFDIKSPKVKGSSSASGTIKSNVDLPSASLKTDIQTPDFSGPNFQTKGGKIKMLNLGISGSEIKTPELDVRNVSLDLPEKAFNSQDVSVAGSGINGKSRANIDLEGKIQDVRLTVPAVNVHGGALDADLNLTEQKGVKGSIEIPGFNVRGQKEETASGLDVKPDASLSGVMEYQDVNVTFPKIKVPKFGVALPKVDSGELAAGSKVSSQSLEMENTEMKSSGGKVKVKMPKLFTKSKSKGGSAADLTVEGEEIDVTSKGGAKVSKEFSLSSGELTSGKLAVEGSSGFKVTPKSKSASLDLLKRKPLHSSSVSDEGGLASPVSAEGHLQTEGGNVSVDVGEKVKGKKGKFKFATVGGFSSKSKGSYEVTDESEVRMEGAGGVAQSSKKSRMSSSSSNDSGSKSSFRLPRLEIAVSQKK, encoded by the exons AGTGGGGATGACGAAGACTATAAAAGAATCTACACTAAGAAAATTAAACCAAGACTAAAGTCTGAGGATCTTGCTGAGGGTGTTGATGTACGCACAGAACGTCACAGCAGCACAAGCAGTGATGGTTGCACCATTACTACAATCACTCGTCGAATAACTACCTACACTGTGGATGTGCCCGGGGGGACTAGTCAGCAGATTGATCACTCAAGCCCTGAGTTCAAAATTCAGGTTTTGCAACATGAGCAGTTGGAGGGGGATACTACTCCGATCAGATTACCACATAGTAGCCTTGTTAGTGGTGTACACAGAGGTATAAAAATGGGTGACATATCTCTTAGCGGGCCTCATATGACTGGCTCCTGTGTGAAGCACTGTAGCACAGAATCTTCCAAAACAACAAGTGAATTAGATGGTAGTGggaaagaaattacatttaatgtgtCAGACACTGGACTGTCAGGTGGAAAAGGACAGAGGGTGATAGAACATATTCGAAGGACTGAAGTTACTGCAGGGAGTAGTGAACACTCTGGCAACGTTACCATGGGGTTAGGCAAAGACGTGAAAAATATTTATTCTCCAAGTATGATGGGAGGAACTGAACTTTCTACAGTAAAGGACTCTCATGTTTCAGGTTTTTCCATTAGTGGAGATACAGGGGACAGTATTGGGAGAGAATCTTTGTCTAAATTTCATAAGGATGGGTCTGATGATAAAACCAAATTGTCTAAGGTTACCATAGATGTTCAGAGACCCAAGGAAAGTCCAAATGTAGAGGTGAATTTTAACAATCAAAATCTCAAAGATTTTAGTCAGAGAGGTTTTAGCATAACTGGGAATCAGGAAATTTCAGCTCAGGAACCTGATACAGTAGTAAGTCTATCCAAAGCTGATGTTAAAATCACATCAACAGATATGGACATTAGGGGTCTGGAGCTTAAAATTGATGGACATAAGGGTATAGTAAAAGATGTTACATTTGATGTGCCGTCAAATACTGCTCAAAGAATTTCTATGCCAGATGTGGATTTGAACCTGAAAGGACAAAAAGCGAAAAGAAATTTGTCTGCTCCAAATGTTGAGGGAGTCAAAGGTGACTTTACTGTTCCAAAGGTCAAAATACCCTCATTTGGATTTAAAACTTCAGAAGTGAAGGGTCCTGATGTtgatgcaaatcttgtcaaagcCAAAATGGAGATTAGAACACAAGATGTGGATATGAATACTCCAGAGCTTAACATTTTGAGATCTGAAGGAAAAGTTAAAGATCCCCaaatcaaaatgccatcaatCTCTGGTCCTAAGATTTCAGTGTCTGAAATGAACTTAAATGTAAAAGGGTCAACACTAAAAGAGGACATCAACGTGTCTACTCAAAAAGTGGAAGGAGATGTTAAGGCACCTAAGATTGAGGGTCCAGAACTTCAAGGTACTGATGGTCATTTTAAaataccaaaaatgaaaatgccttCATTTGGAATCCATGCTTCAAAAGTAGAGGGCCCTGATGTTGATGTAAATCTTCCCTATGCTGACATGAAAATCAAAAGTCCAGAGCTTGACATTAATGGATGTGAGGGAAAGATCAACGGCTCCAAATTCAAAATGTCTATGCCAGATGTTGACCTCAATCTAAAAGGTCCAAAACTGAAAGGTGATGTTGATGTTTCTATTCCAAAAGTGGAAGGAGATATTAAAGCACCAAAAGCTGAGATAGAATGCCCAGACATTGAAGGACCCGAGAGTGGTTTTAAGATGCCAAAGATCAAAATGCCATCATTCGGAATGAAGGGGCCAAAAGTGGAAGGACCAGATGTTAATGTGAAAATCCCTAAAGTCAATACTGAAGTTAAGGCACCAGAGGTGGATATCAAAGCTCCAGAGTTAGACATTGCAGGAACTGAAGGAAAAATCAAGGGCCCCAAATTCAAGATGTCAACAGTGTCTGGTCCAAAGATGTCTATGTCAGATGTTGACTTCAACCTGAAAGGTCCAAAACTGAAAGGTGATGTTGACGTGTCCATTCCCAAAGTGGAAGGAGATcttaaagcaccaaaagttgagaTTGAAGGCCCAGacattgaaggacctgagggtCATTTTAAGATGCCAAAGTTCCACATGCCATCATTTGGAATGAAGGGTCCAAAAGTGGAGGGTCCAGATGTTGATGTGAAAATCCCTAAAGCTGATATTGGAGTTAAGGCTCCAGATATTGACATTAATGCTCCAGAGTTAGACATTGAAG GTcctgagggaaaaatcaagggccCCAAGTTGAAGATCCCATCAATTTCTGGCCCAAATATTTCTATGCCAGATGTTGACTTCAACCTGAAAGGTCCAAAACTCAAAGGTGATGTTGACGTGTCCATTCCTAAAGTGGAAGGAGATcttaaagcaccaaaagttgagaTTGAAGGCCCAGacattgaaggacctgagggtCATTTTAAGATGCCAAAGTTCCACATGCCATCATTTGGAATGAAGGGTCCAAAAGTGGAGGGTCCAGATGTTGATGTGAAAATCCCTAAAGCTGATATTGGAATTAAGGCTCCAGATATTAACATCAATGCTCCAGAGTTAGACGTTGAAGGTcctgagggaaaaatcaagggccCCAAATTCAAGATTCCATCAATCTCTGGCCCAAATATTTCTATGCCAAATGTTGACTTCAACCTGAAAGGTCCAAAACTGAAAGGTGATGTTGACATGTCCATTCCCAAAGTGGAAGGAGATcttaaagcaccaaaagttgagaTTGAAGGCCCAGCcattgaaggacctgagggtCATTTTAAGATGCCAAAGTTCCACATGCCATCATTTGGAATGAAGGGTCCAAAAGTGGAGGGTCCAGATGTTGATGTGAAAATCCCTAAAGCTGATATTGGAATTAAGGCTCCAGATATTGACATCAATGCTCCAGAGTTAGACGTTGAAGGTcctgagggaaaaatcaagggccCCAAGTTCAAGATCCCATCAATCTCTGGCCCAAATATTTCTATGCCAAATGTTGACTTCAACCTGAAAGGTCCAAAACTGAAAGGTGATGTTGATGTGTCCATTCCAAAAGTGGAAGGAGATCTTAAAGGACCAAAAGTTGAGGTTGAAGGCCCAGACATTGAAGGACCTGATGGTCGTTTTAAGATGGCAAAGTTCCGCATGCCATCATTCGGAATGAAGGGTCCAAAAGTGGAGGGTCCAGATGTTGATGTGAAAATTCCTAAAGCCGATATTGAAGTTAATGCACCAGATATTGACATCAATGCTCCAGAGTTAGACATTGAAGGTcctgagggaaaaatcaagggccCCAAGTTCAAGATCCCATCAATCTCTGGCCCAAATATTTCTATGCCAGATGTTGACTTCAACCTGAAAGGTCCAAAACTGAAAGGTGATGTTGACATGTCCATTCCCAAAGTGGAAGGAGATCTTAAAGCACCAAAAGTAGAGATTGAAGGCAAAGACACTGAAGGACCTGAGGGTCGTTTTAAGATGCCAAAGTTCCGCATGCCATCATTCGGAATGAAGGGTCCAAAAGTGGAGG GTCCAGATGTTGATGTGAAAATCCCTAAAGCTGATATTGGAATTAAGGCTCCAGATATTAACATCAACGCTCCAGAGTTAGACGTTGAAGGTcctgagggaaaaatcaagggccCCAAATTCAAGATCCCATCAATCTCTGGCCCAAATATTTCTATGCCAAATGTTGACTTCAACCTGAAAGGTCCAAAACTGAAAGGTGATGTTGACATGTCCATTCCCAAAGTGGAAGGAGATcttaaagcaccaaaagttgagaTTGAAGGCCCAGacattgaaggacctgagggtCGTTTTAAGATGCCAAAATTCCACATGCCATCATTCGGAATGAAGGGTCCAAAAGTGGATGGTCCAGATGTTGATGTGAAAATCCCTGAAGCCGATATTGAAGTTAATGCACCAGATATTGACATCAATGCTCCAGAGTTAGACATTGAAGGTcctgagggaaaaatcaagggccCCAAGTTCAAGATCCCATCAATCTCTGGCCCAAAAATTTCTATGCCAAATGTTGACTTCAACCTGAAAGGTCCAAAACTGAAAGGTGATGTTGACATGTCCATTCCCAAAGTGGAAGGAGATcttaaagcaccaaaagttgagaTTGAAGGCCCAGacattgaaggacctgagggtCGTTTTAAGATGCCAAAATTCCACATGCCATCATTCGGAATGAAGGGTCCAAAAGTGGATGGTCCAGATGTTGATGTGAAAATCCCTAAAGCCGATATTGAAGTTAATGCACCAGATATTGACATCAATGCTCCAGAGTTAGACATTGAAGGTcctgagggaaaaatcaagggccCCAAGTTCAAGATCCCATCAATCTCTGGCCCAAATATTTCTATGCCAGATGTTGACTTCAACCTGAAAGGTCCAAAACTGAAAGGTGATGTTGACATGTCCATTCCCAAAGTGGAAGGAGATcttaaagcaccaaaagttgagaTTGAAGGCCCAGacattgaaggacctgagggtCGTTTTAAGATGCCAAAATTTCACATGCCATCATTCGGAATGAAGGGTCCAAAAGTGGATGGTCCAGATGTTAATGTGAAAATCCCTAAAGCCGATATTGAAGTTCATGCACCAGATGTGGATATTAAAGCTCCAGAGTTAGACACTGAAGGAcctgagggaaaaatcaagggccCCAAATTCAAGATCCCATCAATATCTGGCCCAAAGATTTCTATGCCAGATGTTGACTTCAACCTGAAAGGTCCAAAACTGAAAGGTGATGTTGACATGTCCATTCCCAAAGTGGAAGGAGATcttaaagcaccaaaagttgagaTTGAAGGCCCAGacattgaaggacctgagggtCGTTTTAAGATGCCAAAGTTCCGCATGCCATCATTCGGAATGAAGGGTCCAAAAGTGGACGGTCCAGATCTTGATATGAAAATCCCTAAAGCCAGTATTGACGTTCATGCACCAGATATGGATATCAATGCTCCAGAGTTAGacattgaaggacctgagggaaaaatcaagggccCCAAGTTTAACATGCCATCAATCTCTGGTCCAAAGCTTTCTATGCCAGACTTTGACTTCAACCTGAAAGGTCCAAAACTGAAAGGTGATATTGACGTGTCCATTCCTAAGGTGGAAGGAGATcttaaagcaccaaaagttgagaTTGAAGGCCCAGCcattgaaggacctgagggtCATTTTAAGATGCCAAAGTTCCACATGCCATCATTTGGAATGAAGGGTCCAAAAGTGGAGGGTCCAGATGTTGATGTGAAAATCCCTAAAGCTGATATTGGAATTAAGGCTCCAGATATTGACATCAATGCTCCAGAGTTAGACGTTGAAGGTcctgagggaaaaatcaagggccCCAAGTTCAAGATCCCATCAATCTCTGGCCCAAATATTTCTATGCCAAATGTTGACTTCAACCTCAAAGGTCCAAAACTGAAAGGTGATGTTGACGTGTCCATTCCAAAAGTGGAAGGAGATcttaaagcaccaaaagttgagaTTGAAGGCCCAGACATTGAAGGACCTGATGGTCGTTTTAGGATGCCAAAATTCCACATGCCATCATTCGGGATGAAGGGTCCAAAAGTGGAGGGTCCAGATGTCGATGTTAAAATCCCTAAAGCGGATATTGAAGTTAATGCACCAGATGTGGATATCAAAGCTCCAGAGTTAGacattgaaggacctgagggaaaaatcaagggccCCAAGTTTAACATGCCATCAATCTCTGGTCCAAAGCTTTCTATGCCAGACTTTGACTTCAACCTGAAAGGTCCAAAACTGAAAG GTGATATTGACGTGTCCATTCCTAAAGTGGAAGGAGATcttaaagcaccaaaagttgagaTTGAAGGCCCAGACATTGAAGGACCTGATGGTCGTGTTAAGATGCCAAAATTCCACATGCCATCATTCGGAATGAAGGGTCCAAAAGTGGAGGGTCCAGATGTCAATGTGAAAATCCCTAAAGAAGATATTGAAGTTAAGGCTCCAGATATAGATATCAATGCTCCAGAGTTAGacattgaaggacctgagggaaAAATAAAGGGCCCCAAATACAACATGCCATCATTCTCCGGTCCAAAGCTTTCTATGCCAGACTTTGACTTCAACCTGAAAGGTCCAAAACTGAAAGGTGATGTTGATGTGTCCATTCCTAAACTGGAAGGAGATATTGATGTACCAAAAGTTGAAATTGAAGGACCTGAGGGTGGTTTTAAgatgccaaaaatgaaaatgccatcATTTAAAATGAAGGGTCCACAAGTGGAGGGTCCAGATGTTGATGTGAAAATCCCTAAAGCTGATATTGAAGTTAAGGCTCCAGATATGGATATCAATGCTCCAGAGTTAGACATAGATTTGCCTGAAGGAAAAATCAAGGGCCCAAAAGTCAAGATGCCATCAGTATCTGGTCCTGAAGGTCCTAATGTTGAGATTAATTTTCCAgaaacaaatgtgaaaaagccAAAATTCAAAATGCCCAAGTTTGGATTTAAAGGGTCAAAAATTGAAGCACCTGATGTTGATTTCAAACATCCGAAAGGATCTAAAGTGAAAGGTCAAGCAGGTGTCAGTTTGGAGGGTGATGTCTTCATGCCAAAATTGGAAGTTGATTCTTCAAGTGTAGAAATTAAAAGTCCAGAGGGAGGATTCAAGATGCCAAAATTTAAAATGccaaaatttggttttaaatcacCCCAAGAAGATATTGATGTCAGTGTACCTTGTGGTGATGTTGATTTAAATTCACCTGATATTGACATCAAAACATGTGATCTTAAAGTTGAAGGACCTGAGGGACGAATCAAGGGCACCAAATTCAAAATGCCTTCTATATCTGGTACAAACATTTCTTTGCCAGATGTAGACTTAAACTTTAAAAGTCCAAAAGTCAAGAGTGATATTGATGTTTCTGGACCCAGGATTTCAGGGGACATAAAGGCTCCAAAGATGGATATTGAATGTCCTGATGTTGATTTAGAGGGCCCAGAAGGTGGTTTCAAAATGcctaaaatgaaaatgccatTATTTGGGTTCAAAGGTCCTAAATTGGAGGGCTCTGATATTGACATTAATCTCTCCAAAGCAGATGTTGACATTAAAGGACCTGAAATTGACATAAAAACACCTGATCTTGacattgaaggacctgagggGAAAATCAAAGGTCCCAAGTTCAACATGCCTTCCATATCAGGTCCAAAGATCTCTATGCAAGATGTCAACTTAAATCTTAAAAGCCCCAAAGTCAAGGGTGATTTGGATTTTTCTGTACCAAAGATTTCAGGGGACATAAAAGCTCCAAAAGTGGACATTGAAGGTCCTGATATTAATTTAGAGGGCCCAGAAGGTGACTTCAAAATGCCATCATTTGGGCTCAAAGGTCCTAAAGTGGAGGGCCCAGATGTTGACATCAGTCTTCCCAAAGCAGATGTTGACATTAAAGGACCTGAAATTGATGTTAAAGTTCCTGATCTTGACATTGAAGCCCCCGATGGTGGTTTAAAACATGTTAGGCCCCTCAAATTCACAGGTCCCAACCTTGGAATAAAGTCTTCAGGTGGCAATCTTTCAATGCCTGAAAAAGATTTAGGTGCGAGGATTGATGTCAAAAGCCCCGATATCAATATCAGTGGAACAGATGCAAATATCAAGGTgccaaaaatgaataaatctaaattttCAATTAGAGTTAAGAGCCCAAAACTGGATGCAGATATTCCTGATTCTGGTGGTAGTGCAGAAGGGCCTGATATAGATGTGAAAGAAAATAAGGGTAAATTCAAACTGTCTAAAGTGAAGGGAAAGTCTAAAACGTTTGATGGTGATCTCAAGTTGGAGACAAATGAACCTGACCTACAGATGAAGTCAATCAAAGTAAAGAAACCTCTTTTTGGAAAGTTACATTTTCCTAATGTGGAATTTGATATCAAATCTCCAAAAGTTAAAGGTAGTTCATCTGCATCTGGAACTATAAAATCTAATGTTGATTTGCCTTCTGCAAGCCTTAAAACTGatattcagacaccagatttCAGTGGTCCCAATTTCCAAACAAAAGGGGGAAAAATCAAAATGCTAAACCTCGGCATTTCTGGCTCTGAGATAAAAACTCCTGAACTGGATGTTAGAAATGTATCATTAGATCTTCCAGAAAAAGCTTTTAATTCCCAAGATGTCAGTGTAGCAGGATCAGGCATTAATGGAAAAAGCAGGGCTAACATTGACTTAGAAGGAAAAATACAGGATGTTAGGTTGACAGTGCCTGCTGTAAATGTTCATGGTGGTGCTTTAGATGCTGATTTAAATCTCACTGAACAAAAAGGAGTAAAAGGGAGCATAGAAATACCAGGCTTTAATGTACGAGGACAAAAAGAAGAGACTGCAAGTGGGCTAGACGTGAAGCCAGATGCATCATTATCTGGTGTGATGGAGTACCAAGATGTTAATGTAACCTTTCCTAAAATCAAAGTACCAAAGTTTGGTGTTGCATTGCCTAAAGTAGATTCAGGTGAATTGGCTGCTGGTTCTAAAGTTAGCTCCCAAAGTCTGGAAATGGAGAACACTGAAATGAAAAGCAGTGGTGGAAAAGTGAAAGTCAAAATGCCAAAATTATTTACCAAATCTAAATCTAAAGGTGGTAGTGCAGCTGATCTTACTGTTGAGGGAGAAGAAATTGATGTTACCAGTAAAGGTGGTGCAAAGGTGTCTAAGGAGTTTAGCCTTAGTTCTGGGGAATTGACAAGTGGCAAGTTAGCAGTAGAGGGAAGTTCTGGGTTTAAAGTTACACCAAAGAGTAAATCTGCCTCCCTTGACCTCTTAAAAAGAAAACCGCTTCACTCATCTTCTGTAAGTGATGAGGGAGGTTTAGCTTCCCCTGTTTCTGCTGAAGGCCACTTACAGACAGAGGGTGGCAATGTTTCAGTTGATGTTGGAGAAAAGGTTAAAGGCAAAAAAGGAAAGTTCAAGTTTGCCACAGTTGGAGGTTTTAGCTCAAAAAGTAAAGGTTCATATGAAGTGACCGATGAAAGCGAAGTTAGAATGGAGGGTGCTGGTGGAGTTGCTCAGTCTTCAAAGAAGTCCAGAATGTCATCATCATCTAGCAATGACAGTGGTTCAAAAAGCAGTTTTCGGTTACCACGACTCGAAATTGCGGTTTcccaaaaaaaatag